TGCTGCAAAGAGCATCCTTCATCCTGCTGCCCTAATCCTGCTGCCCAAAAAGGACAGGGCGGGGGAGTCTTTGATcccaccagctgctctgctgaggggGCATCTCTTGTCCCTCACTGCTGTAGCTATTGTCCCAAATGGCCTCTGCTCGGGGAAAACTGAGCTGAGAAGAAcaagcacagctttttttttttttcctctttttttttttttttttcttttatttatgctGCGAGGCAGCCAGCCTCATCCAGGCCGGGAAGCtgtcaacattttaaaacaacgATCCTCTAACACCTTCCCTTTCACACACCCAGCCACCTACCTCCTGATTTTCTGGTGTCCCACACAGAACTGGCCAGGGatttggggagagtggtggagatggagcccaggtagaggagggagagggtgaggaggaggaagtacACGGGGGTGTGGAGGTGGTGGTTGCACTCTGCAGCACTGATAATGAGGCCATTGTCCAGAAGAGCAGCCCATGAAGAGCCAGGagtgcaggagctgcagctcccgtgCATCTACAATTTCcaggaactgggtgatggagctgccgttggacatctgctgcctctgggcatggGGACCTCTCCCAGGAGAAAAAGTGACAAGTTATGGGGGACTTCtcccagcaaaaccaaagctgtTTCCCATCAACCATCCCCCCCCATCAGACAAAgaaacccttttctttttctaggaGACCTTCCTTGAGctcttaaaatgcagaaaacttaGAAATGGCTGTACTGGCTCAGACCAACTCCAGCAAGCCCCAGGTTCAGCCTCCAACAGAGCCAACACAAGACActtaaacaaaagcagcagagcaagacAAGCACCCTGCGATACTTTCCCAGCTTCCCTTCCTGAGCTGACCGGGATGTCCTTGAATTTAATATCCCCCAAAGGATTTATTTCACACGGTCTTGGGTTCTAGTTGTTCCTCAAGCCTGTGCAGACTTGCAGCATCCTCGCAGCACCATCACCCTCGGCAGCCACTCTTGGGACCTTGGAGATGACTGAAAAAGGGTCCAGACCTGGGGCTGTTGTAGCCAAAAATCTCAATAGCTTGGGCAGAAAAGGCTGGCTTAGATCCAAATTGGTTGAACGCTGCTCACAACGTGTTGGCCCCTGTTTGCCGTCAGCGTGCAGGAGACAAGCACAAAATCGTGATTTCTGAAAGTATCTGAGTATGTTCTGGCACAGTCGTGTCCCAGCTGGGAAGCTCGGTTGGGagtttgggggttgttttttcttgtgcaCGTAAATTTTGGTTTCGTTGAAGCTAGTGGGATTTTCTGCAGAGATTTCAGCCTGCCTTTCCCAGTGACAACAACTGGCTTGGAGCTGAAAGTTGGATGGAGCAGTTTCTTGGACATGAATGCAGAcaggactgaaataattttataaatccATCTTGGTTTggtggaaaacaaatgtcaggAAAAGCAAGTAAATGCCTCCAAGAGGTATTAGACCAGCCCTGCCGTGGGGTAGCCTTGCAGCTCAGAACCAGACTCAGAAAGTCCATGTGGGTTTGAGGGAgaataaaaatggcatttttctgttcttttttttctttatttccaccAGGATAGAGACGGAACTTCAAATCAGGCCCTTCTTGATCATAATCCAGATGTTTCCTGGGATATTCCCAGATCAGGGATCATTTTCCACCCTTCAAAGCGTGGCCAAACCCTTCAAATGAGGGAATTGTGGCAAATCCTCTGTTGTCATAATTCACAATCTGTTACAATGCAGTAGCATTAATCcttaggaaactgaaaagtcataAAACTTACTTGAGCCCCAGTATTTATAAACAAGGTAATAGGAGCGGTACCTTTCTTGGAGGTCAAAAGGAGGATTGCAGCACCAGAAGCTAAGCATTGAGCTTTACAAATGAGGATTTGAGACCTAAAAGAGGGGGTTGGACCCTACAAATAAGGGTTTGGACCCTCAAAACGATGGGCTGGAATCCTAAAAATGACACTTTAGACCCTGGAAGGGAGGGGAATCTCTAGGTTCTGATCTGAGCAGGCTTTGGTGCCCAGGAACTCCACAAAATGCCCTTCTTTTCCCATCCTAAGTGACCACTGTCGAGGCGGGGCCTGGAATCATGGACCTCATCAACTGTGGACATTTGGTGGATGTTTTACAGGGGCAGTCCATGGgctaagggaagaaaaggaacagaggaggaggaggaggaggaggaggaggaggaggaaaatgagaaacgggatgcagaagaggaggaagattAAGAAGAGAActtggaagaggaggagggggaggaaaatggagcagaaggaaaagagcaggAAGACCAAAGCAGGGCAAGTAAGAagtagaggaggaggaaaataattaaaagggGACAACCCCCCCCGgaataacaggaagaaaagggcagctagcaggaaaaaaaaggaggaggaggaagaaacgCCCCCAGACTCCATTGTCAGCCCATCTGCCATCTGATCTCTGGTCCCAAGTGCTTGCTGGAGCCTGACTGTAAGGAGGGGAGCTCAGCCTCAACAGAGGTCACTCTAATCCTCCCTTTGTCCCTTTACTCTGCGCCTATGAAATTTCGCTGCCAGTGTTTGGCCCGCTTTTGGTGCTTGTCCTTTTGCTCTCAGTCGGCTACTCATGTGGTTAAAACTGCTTCATCAGCAGCAATGTCACAGCAGGCAAAAGGTTTGTGTCAGAGTAGGCAGCAGGTGACTGCTGACCATTTCACATTGGATGGTGAAGTCAGCAGCGGCGGCATCATTGTGATGTCACACCGGGTCTGTGACACAGGCCACGCAGGGGTACAAAAGGGGGCGTAGGGTGGTTGTTCCCACACTCTGGAGGAGCATCTCTGGGGTGAACACAGGGAAGAGCTTCCTACACGGCTGTTGCCACAAAGCAGTGACGCACTAGCATAAGGCAAAACAAGATGGACTTCTGGGATGGGATGAAGCCCATCTTCATGATGCCCAGCATCACCCCCAGAGGTACAAGCACCCACAGCCACTACAGGAGTGTTGTCAGGACTGAGAGTTGTGGCGTTGTGGGGGTGGGAcgcaggcagagccagcagacAGAGAGTGTGAcctggttttcctttgctttccagagcaaaCAGCCATCTGGGACGCAGTGGCCAGCTACATCCAACAACAGCTCTTGCTACACAAGGTAGAGTGACACCCGCATCTTCCTCATCCCCCTAGAGAAGCTGGGGGGATCCCGTGGCCGTGGAGCTTGGGCTGCAgttgctccttccctcctcaaAAAGCAGGGAACTCCCCACAAAATCCCCACTGAGAGACAAAACAGGGCTCGGGCAAGGGTGGTGTCACCTCTGCTAGGTAGTCTTCTACTGCAAGGCTGATCCGTTGTTGGAGAACCCTGGATGCCCTTGAGTGGCTTCTGCCCCCAAGTCCCGCTCTTtccaaggaggaaaaggaaggagaggactCGGCATCTCCTCCCCAAAGCTCTCCCCACTGTCCCAGCTGATGCCTCCAAAGAGCGGGAGGTGGCAGGGTCCGAGGTACCATCCCTGGGTGGAGCCATCCCCCAGCTCTTCCCTCTTCACCCTTCACGCCcttcttctctgctccaggggGTACGAATTCCCACCCTCGGCTCCTTTGATGTGGTCCCCGCACAGAAGCAGGTTGGGACAGAGATTGTCACTATCCAGAGGCCTGTGTTTCGCCTGTCCAGGACCCTCAGAGACATCCACAACCTCATGGACAACGAGGATGACCTGTCTGGTAGGACAACAACTGCATGGTGTGGGTGAAGATGGGAGTTATCACATCCCTTTGCGACAAGCAAACTGGCCCCTCTGCGAAGCTGGTCCGCAAACAGGACACGCGCAGTAAGAATCCCTCggggagggctgcagggtgagCGCCTTCATCCCTCTCGTGTGGTTTTTCCAGACAATAAGGTGTTGGAGCCTGTGAAATATGCCAAGGTGGCCATGGATGCCCACGTGTCCCGGTGCAAAGTGGAGGGATGCATCCTAGGCACCATGTCCCTCCTGTCTCACTGCCTGGCGAAGGGGAAGAGCATTGCACTTGTCCTGAGAGATGTTGGGGTGCTCCTCATTGAAGACAGGATGGTGCAAATGAGATTCTACTATGATTTCCTGGAAGAGATATCTGGGAAGACAAACCTCAGAATGGCTGCGTTCATAGTGAGTGTTTTGGATTCCCTGTGGCTCCAGCGGCTCATGCCGCCCTGAACTCCTCCGTGATTGAGTGTCATGGTCACGTCGAAGATGTCCTGGCATCTCCGTGTTCCTCCATTGcagtttccccagctgctggacATGGTGGTGTCCCGGATGGTACCTGTTTCTTCCCTGACTCGCACCAGCCGTGTCATCATCTTTCCTGAGTGAGTCCTTTCCCCAAGTGACCACGGGGGTcctgctgtggctctgccctGTTGTCATTCCTGCAAACGATGGGATGGAGGAAGGATTTGAGGACACTGGGACACCTTTCCTGGGCGACCCCATTTCCTGGGATGCTCCCTGGGCATGGGGAATGGATgatttggggggggaaaaaacaccttttACAATGGTGCCAAGCtctggctgggagcagagcaaaAAGGGCTGGTGGTGCCTTTGGTCATGCCACTGTCACCTCTTTGTCACCAGGTTTGAACTGGAGTTTGTGCCCAAATCTCAGTCCAGGCACCCTCTCAAGGTCTTGAGGCGTGCCCTTGGTGAGGACAtgtggaagaaagaagaggattTGCCACCCATCAGGCAACACACAAAAGGTAAGGCAGTTCCCGGCTCTTTTCCGTAGCATGGGCAAGCGGCTTCCGGTAGGAAAATCCACAGCAATGATGGTCAAATGCTTGCACCAAAGCTTCGTGCCACATTGGCACGGCCTCTTCTCCCAAGCTTGGCTTTGGGAGTGGGCCAGGATGCTCGGATTCTTGGAAATGACCTAACATTCCCTCTCCAAAAGAGGCTTGCCTACATCACCCACCTCCCCTTTTTCCAAACCCCGGCACTACCAGTGCCTTCGCCGAGGAGCCCGGTGAGCGCTGGTTGCTGGGGAAAAGGAACTTGGTGCACGCTCAAGGCGTCAAGTTCTACCACCTGAGACTTTGTAGACCCTTCATGGCGGGCCACTGATCCAACGGGCACGCTGCCTCGACTCCACACATGCACTCATGcagatattttcccttttgctcAACCCTAGGATCCCCCAAGCAGAATCTCAGGCAGGATCTTGATAGATTAATTTATTACAGCCGGCATAACCCGTACCGCTTCAAGGAGGACTTGCGTTTCTTAGAAACGACGGGAGGAATATTGCATGTAGTTTTGACTTGCTCGGGATTTATCAGAGCCTGTCCTTCTCTCGGTGTAAACCTCCTTCCAAGCCAGCCATAACTTGGTGGGAGATGCACGGTGTCTGCTAGTACAGCCTGTAAGCAGACAGCTCCTAGGACACATCTTTAGTTTTACTGGCCAGCACCGAGTAATCCATGTCCCGAATGAGAGCAGATTTCCCTGCTAATTCTACACCTTTTATTTCCAAGAACCCTTGAAAAAATAGTAGGGGAATAAGCAAATCCCCAGAGCGATGGAGCACAGGTTAATCATCATCCTTTCCACGTGAAAGCAGACAGGGGTTCACCTGCTTTCCTCAAGCCTTATGCTGATAAAAGCAGCTGTCTCGAGGCCTCCTTTTGTCCAAGTAGGGAAAAATGTGGGTGTAAATCCAAAGATTTTAGCTTTCACAGCTTGCAGCCAAGGCTTCCCAGCTGCTAACGCCAAGTTATGCTAAGTGATTCACATCACTTTTGCTGGTATTGGGGAGGCAGTGGATAGAGCAGAACGGCTGCCTTGGATGTTTTGGGATGAGATGTGAGCACCGCTCCATGTCCCTGGGACTGGGAGCATCACGGTGATGCTCTTCTTGACGAGGTTTCTCCTTCCCATTTGCAGCGGGACTTCCTGAAGTGCCTTTGCCTGCTGATTCCAGCTCGGTTACTAACAAACAGGAGGAAGTCCACAATAAGGCGGCGATGAATAAGAGGACGAAGCACCAGGCTAGGTGAGTCTGGGGGCTCAGGACTGAGCATCTGCATCGGGTTACTTGCCGACCCGGTGAGAGCCCCAGACCCTCACTGGGTTCATCACTGcctgacagcagcacagggcagtgcGATGGGGCTAGGGGAGCCCCCATttcaaagggggggggggtgtcctcCTCCCCTTCATGAGAGCACAGGTGTggcctggggacatggggacagctgTGTGTCAGCTGAGGGTGCCGGCTTGGGGAGGGCATTTCCCCTCCTGAGCTGCCGGAGGCTGCGCCAAGAGGCACATGGCTTGCAGGGCAGGATGTAGCCCCGAAGCCATCATGGCCTCGGGCAAAGTCCTTGTGTTATgtccttccaggcagctgccagggatCCCCGGGGCCGTGTCTGCAAAAAAGTTGCTGGTGAGCGGCCAATCCAAAGGCAAACCTGCAGCCAAAGGCCAAGCAGCAAAGCCGAaccaaacacaagcagcaagaCTGCAGAGGCACAAGCaaagacaaggagaaaaaatataccCTGTTGGAAGCAAATTCAACACTGAAACAAATTCATCAATGAGCCCGGAAGCCTGGATGCCCAAGGAGCTCACCTACAAGGTCATGACTCCGCTGCCAACAAGAGACGAGGCAGCACAATTACTACAATCAAGACCTGAAAGGTTCTGGTCGGTGCTGAAAGACCCACAGTATACAGTCTTAGCGGGATACAACTTCACAATTCCCCACGTGATGCCCTATATGTTTTAAGGGTCTGGGCTGACACAACACCACGCGTTTGAAGACCAGACTGGTGATCTCCAGGATGGAGCGATCAGGGTTTGGAGGTGCTCAGAGCACCCACCGAGGTGGCAGAAAGGTCTACATGCGGACAAAGAGCTTCCAGAACATGGCGGTACTGTTCGAGAAGAGCCTCTCTTCTTTTGCAGAAATCTCTCCGTCTTCAGGATGCAGGGAGCTGTGAAAAGAGACAAACAAAACGGCAAAGCTGTGAAATAGCACTGAGTTTTTTCATTGTTCGCAACAACCGTTCACCTCTGTGATAAGAAAGGAGCAACAGACCTCAGTGCCCTTGGGGTGACCTTGCAAGCTGGAAAGCCCCTGGCTCACGGACAAGGGGGTGACGGTGCCCTGAAAAGGGCTGAGGAAAACGGtcacctattttttttttttttacgcgtggtcaaagctgcttttgagctctTTGACCTTCGTGTCCCCAGTGAGCCCCTCACTTCCCCACCGCCACCCAGAGTCACTTGAATTTGGGGTGCTGCGGTTAAAATTTATTACATTGAttactgcttctgaaaaagcctttgtttttaatcagGGCTCGCTTCACTTGGGAGCTCAGGGAGCTCAAGGGCAACTAATGAGTAGGTGGGTTTTGTCCTGAGACCCCCAAACAAGCAAGATGTGAGCAGGAACATCCAGACAATACAgtgtgcagctgtgtcatgGCGGTAACTCTGCCGCGCCTGGCCAACGTCCTGGCATGTGTGAACTTTGCAGATCGTGACACAGCGCACACCTGCACTTGGCATAAAATTAAACGTTATACATACAGCAGGTgtgtaaactatttttgtttttcaccgACTATAAAGGTGGGCATGCTGCGAGACGGGGCAGAACCCTCACATATGGGTAGACGCGCTGCACAGGAATTTTTTCACCATTCctgagagactcctggcaccagctgcaacGGGACTCCCAGCCAAAGGTGTGGGGGGGGCTGGCCAATGTTTAGGCCGGAATCAGTGAAGGATCCTATTCTTAGTCTCGTTAACACTTTGCAGGACTGATTCGATGCTTTGCTGCTCTTGCTCTTTGATCACATCGTGCATAATAAATAGTACTGTTTCCTTCTATCACATTGCCTgatatttcccctttttatattgtaatataataggaatataataaaataaccTGCATTTATTCTTACATTGGATTTGGAATTCATTTTGGCTGAGTATTCAGTCCGTCGGAAAAAGGGCAAGATGTGGGCCCAGGGGTTCTGCCTGCGCAGGGGTACGGGTCTCCTCGCATCTGTGTTGTGGAGGGTGGACGGTGAGTGCTGCAGTGAGCAGAGCCGAGGCTGTGCCCTCGTTGGGCCAGATGAGCCAAGAGCTTCGGGAACTGGCCCAGcaccctcctgctccccaaGCCCATCACCCTGATCCTCCTGCAAGAGCTTGAGGCGGCCCCAGCATGGTACGGCTCGGGGGGGTGATGACAGACCTCCCCCGTGGACAGCATCAAGGATCTCCTGTTTATTGCTGGAGTACAGCACAGGGATAAAGATGGAGTCAGAGCGCAATCGGCCGGGTCACCATGGCAGCAAATGCAGGAATTTCCCAGTACTGGGCTGTTCTGCACACCGGGACATGCAGGCACGaggggggcagcaggcagggagctgggcacGTGACTCGCTGACCGTAAAAACGAGGGGACGGACCATGAGAGAGTCTTTTGCCTCGACAAAGATTTGAACCCTAAAAACAAAGCTTTGGGCCCTAGAAGAGGGGTTACACCCGTAACAATGGGGGTTTGAGCACCCAAGCGGCTTTGTGCCCTACAGGTGAGGGTTTCAAGGCTAAAAATGAAACTCTGGGCCCTAAAAGAGGCTTTGGTAACAAAAAGAGAGGGGGTTTGGCCCAGCATGTGAGCCTTTGGCccacattaaaataaagagtGCGCAAAGTCAGCATGCGTGCTGGGCACGACTTATCCCCCGTGCATCCAGGGCTGGAAATAAAGACCGCCTGCTTTTGAACACTCAAAACCCGAGTATTAAAGAGATTTATCTCTGATTTTTTGGTATCAAACAGGTTATTTCTCCCCCTGGGCACGCCGCGTCACCTCCAGCAGCCATGGCGGCCCTTGTGCTCAGGTGGTTGTGGCGGGAGAGGCGTCCCTGCAGCGCTCCTGTCATTTTGTCACTTGTATTTATCGCTGCGGTTCATTTGGGGCCCTTTGCTGCTGGTTTGGAGCAGCTTTGCTTCAGGGAGCGCAACTTCCTGAGGACTGAGGGGCGCGGCCGGGTGCTTGGAGGACTTCCGGCCCATCGAGGGTGCGCTCCGGACGACTGAGGGGAGCTTCCGGTGCGCTGGAGGACTTCCGGCCCATCGAGGGTGCGCTCCGGACGACTGAGGGGAGCTTCCGGTGCGCTGGAGGACTTCCGGCGCATAGAGCGGCACGCCCGCTGTCGCGGGGGGCGCCGGTGTCGCCCGTGGCCGCTGCGGCAGCCGGCCTCGGCCTCGCTCCGTGCCCGAGAGGCCGCTGGGGGTGACAAGATCCCCCGGGAACCTCCCCCCCCtccgggcggggccgggccgggcagcggggccgggccgggcagcggggccgtggcaggcggcggcggggaggcccTGGGGCTGTTACTGGCGGTCGGGAGcggaggggaggagggggggcaggaggaggaggaggaggaggaggcggcagcggcggcgaCGACGCTCTGAGCGGGACCGAGGCCAAAGGTAGGTGGGTGCGCCCCCTCCTCTTCTCTTAAtgcccttctttctttttcttcttccttttgcgctttctttctgcatttcgatttttttgtgtgtgtctttagcttctctttttctttatttttctttcgctttttttttttacttttcgCCTCAGTTCCATGGCCTTCCTCTCTTCCCTATGTAGATGTGTGGGTGCACATAGGTACCGGTTTATATCTGCGTTTCCCTGATGAGTGCGGTGGCGTGTCCTTGGAAAAGGAAGGacgggagggagggaggccgGCGCCCAGGGAAGGCCGATCCTCACTCATCGTCATTATTTCGCTGTTTATTCATGTCTCGTCTGGGCTGCAGCCTTCGGTCAAACACTGTGGCTGGTAAACGTGCCGGGGACGTTAATGACCCCCAATAAGCATCTAAACGTTGATAAAAATTCGATTAAACTGCAGCGTATGCTGATGTAATTTGCATCGGCTTTACTCTCGCTCCCCTTGGAAGTAATTCGTGCttgtttgggggtttatttCCATCCCCCCCAAACATGTGCATTTAAATTGGGCTGGTCACGACGTTCTCTTCgctttctaattttattttcaatctCAATCTTAATATTATTAACTCTGGTTGAGAACCGTTGCCGCCATTTTCTTAATATTTGACTGTGTCCGTTATTGAATtactcagttttatttctttttatttaaaaatctaaagCTTCGATTAATATCTGGGTTacaagcaggagctgcagtgaaCTTAGAGCTGCGTTAGAATTGTAGTTATTAAGCACACCGACTTCACTTCccaaatctttattttcattttaaaatctaaaactttcttatttttcttggaaaattatttacttCAGGAGCAAATAATCACCTTGTACTTTCCTTGGGAGTCATTAACACCCGCAGTTATATATAACATAGCGGCTGTATTTCGAATTAGACTCTCCGCtagttttctgtcttgaaaaaaGGATTGCTAATTTTTTGGAATTTATCTAGAATTCCAAATGCTAATTAAGGACTAATTACTGTCCTCAccgtccctgtccccccccagTTTGTTGAGTCATGGCAACAATGAAATTTTGTTGTGACTCATCCCTAAATTTCCTTTGTTGGTTCGTACCCTTGGTGTTGTAATCGTCGCTTTACCACTGAGTGGGATTAACTAATGcctgtgatttgttttttttaatactaactAGAGTTGTTTCTCTATCGATGTTAATCCTGATTAGCCctttattatttatgttttgcCACTGGTGATTTTATAAcctaaaataatgtaaaataatataaatcGTGAGGAGTCGCTGCCTGTAAAGTTTTGTGTGGTGCCTTGAGTCTGGCTACTGCTTACCCCTAAAGACTCCTCTGTTATTTAAGTGTATATCCTAGGCGTGTTAAAGTGAATAACAAAGagtaaaaattaagatttacAGTATGTATCTCTTCTCTATTATATAGATAAATAAAGAGCAGGGACGTCGGAATTCCCAGGAAAAATGCAGTGTGCCCAGAGGTCGGAAAAGCACCCCAGCGCGTCTCGTTCTCTACAGGATTTCGCACTTTGACCATGCCAGcctgtgttttttattttctgggaatCCAAATTCCCCGAGGAAGGAAGGAACGAAGGATTGTGGGTGCAGCAGGTAAGACGGCAGCACCAAACAGACGTGGAGCCAGCTACCAGAGACACCGACGCGCTCCTTCGCTGCAGTGTCGCACCCACAACCTCTCCAGGTCCGTAATTAAACTTAATTTGGCTGCGTGGAACACaaacctgttttttaaagaggtaAATAATTTAGGATTCTACAAAATGACGAGGGAAGGTGGTTTGTTAAATGTGGTACCACCAAaaattttctgtctgaaaaagaaaatgcgCTGCTGTTGCTGGTTGCATCCATCAGGACCGTGCGTGCCACGGGGTAGGTTCAATCCCATAAAAGTCCTTCTCTGCTTTATTCCCAGCCGCGGGGCGAGTTATTCCCTGGAAATCACCCCTGGCAGATCCCAGGCACCGTGgtttctccctgcagcccccataACAGATAATAAATGTGTCCCGAAGGGTGGAAAGTGCGACGGGGGGtgaaaaaattactaaaaaaataaaaaagacgCGTGGCAGCCGCATCAAGCGCTGTG
The Falco peregrinus isolate bFalPer1 chromosome 6, bFalPer1.pri, whole genome shotgun sequence genome window above contains:
- the LOC114010627 gene encoding coiled-coil domain-containing protein 81-like isoform X4, producing the protein MDFWDGMKPIFMMPSITPREQTAIWDAVASYIQQQLLLHKGVRIPTLGSFDVVPAQKQVGTEIVTIQRPVFRLSRTLRDIHNLMDNEDDLSDNKVLEPVKYAKVAMDAHVSRCKVEGCILGTMSLLSHCLAKGKSIALVLRDVGVLLIEDRMVQMRFYYDFLEEISGKTNLRMAAFIFPQLLDMVVSRMVPVSSLTRTSRVIIFPEFELEFVPKSQSRHPLKVLRRALGEDMWKKEEDLPPIRQHTKAGLPEVPLPADSSSVTNKQEEVHNKAAMNKRTKHQARQLPGIPGAVSAKKLLVSGQSKGKPAAKGQAAKPNQTQAARLQRHKQRQGEKIYPVGSKFNTETNSSMSPEAWMPKELTYKVMTPLPTRDEAAQLLQSRPERFWSVLKDPQYTVLAGYNFTIPHVMPYMF
- the LOC114010627 gene encoding coiled-coil domain-containing protein 81-like isoform X1 encodes the protein MPLSGFCPQVPLFPRRKRKERTRHLLPKALPTVPADASKEREVAGSEGVRIPTLGSFDVVPAQKQVGTEIVTIQRPVFRLSRTLRDIHNLMDNEDDLSDNKVLEPVKYAKVAMDAHVSRCKVEGCILGTMSLLSHCLAKGKSIALVLRDVGVLLIEDRMVQMRFYYDFLEEISGKTNLRMAAFIFPQLLDMVVSRMVPVSSLTRTSRVIIFPEFELEFVPKSQSRHPLKVLRRALGEDMWKKEEDLPPIRQHTKAGLPEVPLPADSSSVTNKQEEVHNKAAMNKRTKHQARQLPGIPGAVSAKKLLVSGQSKGKPAAKGQAAKPNQTQAARLQRHKQRQGEKIYPVGSKFNTETNSSMSPEAWMPKELTYKVMTPLPTRDEAAQLLQSRPERFWSVLKDPQYTVLAGYNFTIPHVMPYMF